CCGTAAATTCCCTTTCATTATGTTTCATCAGCCGTCACCCCTGATCTCCCTATTATTATTCTCTATTATGCCAATAAAATAAAGATTAATAAAGATATAAATTTACGAAATTTAAAAAAATTTTGTAAACCCTTTAATATCAATGGTTTAACAATGAAAAAAAGTGTGAAGACAATGCTTGTCCATCACACTTTTCGATGAAATAGAAAAATAATTCATATGTTAAGAGGATTTGTTTTATTTTAAGGTTTGTACAAGTTGTTTTATTTTCATTTCAATTTCTTCAATTTCATTCATCAAATCATTTTTATGTGGTTCAATTTCTTGCTGAAATTGTTCTACTGTTTTTTTAAAGTCAGAGGACACCTCTTTCATGACTACTGAGCCATCCTTTACTGTTTTTATGACTTGTTCTTTCAATGCTTTACTTTCGTTTTTAAGTTGGTGTAAAAGCTCTTCGAGTTGCTTTCGATTTAGGTTTAATTGTCCGCGTAGTTCTTTTCCTGAAGAAGGAGTTGAAAGTAATGTGGCAATGCTGCCGATCACTCCTCCAACAACGAGACCAACTAGTAAAGAATTTTTATTTGCCATTCTTTATCCCTCCATATTTTATGTAGATAATTAAAACATTCGTACAACCTCTTATCAACATACCCAAAGGTGTCTTCAATAAACATTATACATAGATACATGAGAGTTAGCATAAATATTTAGAAAGTCCTTCATTAGTTCCTACTGCTACCCACTTCGGTTCGTGCTTCAATGGACAGGTTTTCGTACATTTGGGCTCTATTAAAGATTTTACTTCAGGGTAGGCAAAACATAATAAGTTGTCACCAAGCTGGCAATTTCAAAAATGCATTAAGATTGAAGGGAGGATGAGCATGTCAGGTGTTATCTTTTTATTTTTTGTCATAAGCTTATTACTATTTATTGGTGCTTTTCATTATTTTAAACTTCTACAACAATCAACATCTTATCCACCTAAAAAGGTAGTTAAACAAAAGGTGTCTGTACTTGCTTCTGGAGGAGTCATCATGCTGTTAATTGGTGTTATTTTAATGGTTTTTAATCAGTAATGGAGATCCGAATGAAAGGTGGACAATGTGGATCTTCGTACTTGAAATAATGAAAGAAAAACCCCGATCATCTGTGATCGGGGTTTTTCTTTATACGTTCTTAAGCAACTGTTAAGTTTTTTGAGCGTTTGAAAATACTTTGAACAATTGGCAGGATAATAATCATGGCTGCTCCATTAAATAAAGTGGCAGGAAGAACAACAGTTAGAAATAATGTTGTAAATGCGACACCACCTGGTAATCCAACAATTAATAAGGCAGCAGTTAAAAAGATTGTTCCTGAAACAATTGTACCAATAACAGCGAGTACAGTAGCTGTGGCAACTTTATTGGCAATTTTCTTTACAACTAAGAATAAGCCGTAAAATACAAATGCTGTAATGATTTTGTCAATGATGTTTGGTAGAAATCCACCAGGGAATGTTGATGTTAACGCAGACAAAAATCCAGTTACAATACCGAGTAATGTAACATGTTTCATACTTGGAAACATAATAATTCCAATAAACATCATCAATAGAATCATGTCAGGCTTCATCCCATTATAGAATGGAGGCATCACCATATGCAAAACAGCCCCAATTGCCGCAAATAAAGATAAAATAACTAATACTCTCGTGTTCATTTTCTCATCTCTCCTCTTCTAATCTCATAAACTAATCTCCCCAATAGTGAACTCATTTCCTATTGCGAGAGCTTATCGTTATTATAGCAACAATTACTTATTCCGTACAGGTTTTTTCTTTGAGTGTTAATACCAAAAAAAGGGGCTGTCCTCCAAATAAGGAATAGCCCCTTACATCTTATTAACTGTTTTGATTTCTAAATTCTGTCATGAATTTCGCTAATGCTTCACATGCTTCCTTAGGTACAGCATTGTAGGTTGAAGCACGGCATCCACCTACAGAGCGGTGACCTGCGAGACCGATAAATTGACGCTCTTTTGCTTCCTGAAGGAATTTTTTTGTAAGTTCCTCGTTCTGAAGTGTGAAGGTAATATTCATTAAAGAACGGCTGTCTTTTTCAGCATGTCCTTTGTAAAAACCATTACTTTCATCAATAGCAGAGTAGATGTAGCCAGCTTTTTCTTCATTGATCTGTTGAATTTGTTTTATTCCACCTTGATCTTTTACCCACTCAAGTACTAAAGAAAGCATGTAAATAGCAAAGGTAGGAGGTGTGTTATATAATGAATTATTTTTAGAGTGAGTTGAATACTTTAAGATGGTTGGAACATCTTCTTTTGCTGTTTCTAGAAACTCTTTCTTCACAATAACAACAGTAACACCAGACGGTCCTAGGTTTTTCTGAGCTCCTGCGTAAATAAGATCAAATTTCTCTACATCAATTTCAGTACAAAGAATATCGCTAGACATATCAGCAATTAATGGAATAGGGCTTTCAGGGTATTCCTTCCACTGAGTACCAAAAATTGTGTTGTTTGATGTAATGTGAAGATAGGCACCATTTTCAACATCAGTTAATGAATAATTTTTTGGGATGTGTGTGTAATTGTCTTCCTTACTTGAAGCTAAAATACGAGTTTCTCCAAATGTTTTTGCTTCTTTTAACGCTTTTTCTGACCATGAGCCAGTTGTAATAAAATGAGCTGTTTGACCTGATTTTAGGAAGTTCATTGGAATCATAGTGAACTGTAGGCTTGCTCCACCTTGTAGGAAAAGGACTTCGTAATTGTCAGGAATTCCTAGAAGCTCTCTTAATAATGAATTTGCACGATTATGCACTTCTTCATAGTCTTTACTACGGTGACTAAGCTCCATAACAGACATACCTGTGTTATTAAAATTCACTAATTCTTTTTGGGCCCGCTCTAGTACGGGTAATGGAATTGCCGCTGGTCCAGCATTAAAATTATATGCTCTCAATGTATTGCCCTCCTTGATATGAACGTAAAATAATACTCATATCCTATCATGAATAGAGAAGGAAATGTAGACTGAAAATTTTCATCTTTGTGAATGTTGGTGCAGAAAACGTTTACATTTCCTTCGAAAAACATTTCTTAATGACTTAGTGTTTGATAAACTACTAAAATAGTAAAGAAAAAATCACATTCTATTCTTTCATGGAAGTTTATGTTTGTATAAACACTTCCAAATACTAAAATGATACAATGAGTAACTGCACACAAAAAGGAGGTTTTCATGACTCTAAGAAAAAAGCTACTAATTGCTTCAATCAGTATTATTTCTATATTTATGTTAATGATCGTTCTATTGGTTGGAATAATCACGAGTCGAATTCATCATATATACGAGCAAGAGCAGGTTACAACGCAAGTTAACCAAACACGTAATTTATTAAATAATGAATTAAAATCTTTGGATCGTTTAAATTTAGACTATGCTGCATGGGATGACACTTTTTCTTTTATTGAAAACAAAAACGATCTTTATATTCAATCGAATCTTACCTCTGAGACATTTCTACAAAACAATATTGATCATATGGTCTTCATAAACAATAGGGGAAAGATTGTTCTTGTTAGACAAATTGATGCTGAAGGAAAACTTAATGAAAATTATATTGATAGTAATTGGCTAGATAGATATAAACTTAAAAAAGTTCTTCATACAAATGAAAAGATAAACGGTTTAATTAAAACTCCTGAAGGAATCATGCTATTATCCGCTCGCCCGATCTTAAACAGTCAATATGAAGGACCTTCAAATGGAACACTTATTTTTACTAGAAAGTTAGATCAAGAACTTGTTAGTGAATTAGGCAATATCATTGAGCTTGATCTTTCGTTTTTTCAAGACGCACCTAAGAAATTGTCTAAACAAGAGATGGAGCAATTAGAAAATGAAAATTTATATATTGACGAGGTAAGTGATACTACAATAGCAGGCTACAGTGTTCTAACGGATCTGAAAGGTGATCCACTTTCTTATATTGAAGTGAAAAGTGAAAGAACCATTTATAAAAATGGTAGGATGTTAATTCTATTAAATCTACTTTCATTTCTAGCCCTTGTAACAATTATTTGTACTTTACTTTATTTTACTTTTGATAAGATATTCGTTTCGCGAATCTTATCGTTAAAGCAAAGTATTGCCAACATTCGTTCCTACAACAATAATGTAAATAGCGTTGGTAGTCACGGCGATGATGAGATTGGCCACTTAGCAATGCAAATAAACGATATGCTTACAACACTTGAAAAATATAATAACAAATGGAAGAAAAGAGCAAATTTTGATTCCCTTACTAATCTCCCTAACAGAGGATATCTAACAAAAAAAATGAATGATTTAATTTCAGCTGAAGAAGAATTTGCTGTATTTTTTATGGATTTAGATGGTTTTAAGGAAGTGAATGATTCTTATGGTCATGAAACAGGTGATAGTTTATTACAGCTTGTAGCTGAACGGCTTAAACATATCGTTCGTGAGGGTGACACAGTATCAAGGCTTGGTGGAGATGAATTCGTTTTGCTTGTAAATATGAAGAGGGACGAAGATCAATTAAGAATATTAGCTGACAGAGTGATCAAGAAACTGAATGAACCTTATAAAATCAATAAGATTGTGATCACTGTATCGGCAAGTATTGGGATAGCACAATCGCCTAAACATGGGACAGATTATCATTCCCTTATTAAGATGGCAGATGAAGCCATGTATATAGCAAAGAAGGCAGGAAAAAACAATTTTTATTTATTGTCATGAAAAAACAAAAGGGCCGTCATGGCCCTTTTATTTAATTCCTTCTTTAATTGTGTTAG
This genomic stretch from Metabacillus sp. B2-18 harbors:
- a CDS encoding YtxH domain-containing protein, yielding MANKNSLLVGLVVGGVIGSIATLLSTPSSGKELRGQLNLNRKQLEELLHQLKNESKALKEQVIKTVKDGSVVMKEVSSDFKKTVEQFQQEIEPHKNDLMNEIEEIEMKIKQLVQTLK
- a CDS encoding sensor domain-containing diguanylate cyclase; translation: MTLRKKLLIASISIISIFMLMIVLLVGIITSRIHHIYEQEQVTTQVNQTRNLLNNELKSLDRLNLDYAAWDDTFSFIENKNDLYIQSNLTSETFLQNNIDHMVFINNRGKIVLVRQIDAEGKLNENYIDSNWLDRYKLKKVLHTNEKINGLIKTPEGIMLLSARPILNSQYEGPSNGTLIFTRKLDQELVSELGNIIELDLSFFQDAPKKLSKQEMEQLENENLYIDEVSDTTIAGYSVLTDLKGDPLSYIEVKSERTIYKNGRMLILLNLLSFLALVTIICTLLYFTFDKIFVSRILSLKQSIANIRSYNNNVNSVGSHGDDEIGHLAMQINDMLTTLEKYNNKWKKRANFDSLTNLPNRGYLTKKMNDLISAEEEFAVFFMDLDGFKEVNDSYGHETGDSLLQLVAERLKHIVREGDTVSRLGGDEFVLLVNMKRDEDQLRILADRVIKKLNEPYKINKIVITVSASIGIAQSPKHGTDYHSLIKMADEAMYIAKKAGKNNFYLLS
- a CDS encoding tryptophan transporter codes for the protein MNTRVLVILSLFAAIGAVLHMVMPPFYNGMKPDMILLMMFIGIIMFPSMKHVTLLGIVTGFLSALTSTFPGGFLPNIIDKIITAFVFYGLFLVVKKIANKVATATVLAVIGTIVSGTIFLTAALLIVGLPGGVAFTTLFLTVVLPATLFNGAAMIIILPIVQSIFKRSKNLTVA
- the serC gene encoding 3-phosphoserine/phosphohydroxythreonine transaminase produces the protein MRAYNFNAGPAAIPLPVLERAQKELVNFNNTGMSVMELSHRSKDYEEVHNRANSLLRELLGIPDNYEVLFLQGGASLQFTMIPMNFLKSGQTAHFITTGSWSEKALKEAKTFGETRILASSKEDNYTHIPKNYSLTDVENGAYLHITSNNTIFGTQWKEYPESPIPLIADMSSDILCTEIDVEKFDLIYAGAQKNLGPSGVTVVIVKKEFLETAKEDVPTILKYSTHSKNNSLYNTPPTFAIYMLSLVLEWVKDQGGIKQIQQINEEKAGYIYSAIDESNGFYKGHAEKDSRSLMNITFTLQNEELTKKFLQEAKERQFIGLAGHRSVGGCRASTYNAVPKEACEALAKFMTEFRNQNS